A section of the Arabiibacter massiliensis genome encodes:
- a CDS encoding sugar transferase — MAARLHPGVSVRLPLSRIPSKSYAHAKRVFDIACAALAIVALSPALLACAVAVKATSPGPVLFRQERWGRAGGRFECWKFRTMLVETPPDMPAQDFEDKDAFMTPVGDFLRRWSLDELPQLANILKGDMSVVGPRPVIIRERRLIDLRIPLNAEAVRPGLTGWAQVNGRNLVTDEEKAFLDGEYVANMSLAFDARVFFKTLSVVVSRRGVDRDARAEAGK, encoded by the coding sequence ATGGCCGCCCGCCTGCATCCCGGCGTGTCCGTGCGGCTCCCCCTCTCGCGCATCCCGAGCAAGTCCTACGCCCACGCGAAGCGCGTGTTCGACATAGCCTGCGCGGCGCTCGCCATCGTCGCGCTCTCGCCGGCGCTCCTGGCGTGCGCGGTCGCGGTGAAGGCCACCTCGCCGGGGCCCGTGCTCTTCCGCCAGGAGCGGTGGGGGCGCGCCGGGGGCCGCTTCGAGTGCTGGAAGTTCCGCACCATGCTCGTGGAGACCCCGCCGGACATGCCCGCCCAGGACTTCGAGGACAAGGACGCCTTCATGACGCCGGTGGGCGACTTCCTGCGCCGCTGGTCGCTCGACGAGCTGCCGCAGCTCGCGAACATCCTCAAGGGCGACATGTCGGTTGTCGGCCCGCGCCCCGTCATCATCCGCGAGCGGCGCCTGATCGATCTGCGCATCCCCCTGAACGCCGAGGCCGTGCGCCCGGGCCTCACCGGCTGGGCGCAGGTGAACGGCCGCAACCTCGTCACCGACGAGGAGAAGGCCTTCCTCGACGGCGAGTACGTGGCCAACATGAGCCTGGCCTTCGATGCGCGCGTGTTCTTCAAGACGCTTTCGGTCGTGGTGAGCCGGCGGGGCGTGGACCGGGACGCACGCGCGGAAGCGGGGAAATGA
- a CDS encoding glycosyltransferase: MSGITYIGSFPPPYGGVTVKNSLLYKNLLRRFDVDKINLVDVKSHKFSVMIGLASALVSKSGTLVVGASAEWRRRITCFLYLFNRKKMARSLLFFMGGKVPEDKNYVSKLGCFKRVYVETEGMRKVLERTGAQNVSVYPNCRERADASCEVGDIATRRSDRKSETLSCVYFSQISAIKGAAEVIGAARMLPDVAFHFYGMVDDEFSDTFFSAVQDLSNVKYHGVFDSAKGDVIGELSLYDLHLFPTSWPHEGVPGVLVETKMAAVPSIVSDCCYNKELVLDGVDGVVLTKTTTENLAKAIRFLQIDRDFLDRMKAAAYESANNFYIDHYLDRIMQDLEGGVCRWA; the protein is encoded by the coding sequence ATGAGTGGGATAACGTACATTGGAAGCTTCCCGCCTCCCTATGGCGGCGTCACAGTGAAAAACTCCCTTCTTTACAAAAACCTTTTGCGTCGATTTGACGTCGACAAGATCAACCTTGTCGACGTCAAATCCCATAAGTTTTCGGTGATGATCGGGTTGGCATCCGCTCTCGTGTCGAAGAGCGGGACTCTTGTCGTGGGAGCGAGCGCAGAATGGCGAAGGCGAATCACCTGTTTTCTCTACCTTTTCAATCGCAAAAAGATGGCCAGGTCGTTGCTTTTTTTCATGGGTGGGAAAGTGCCCGAGGATAAAAACTATGTCTCCAAGCTAGGGTGTTTCAAAAGGGTGTACGTGGAGACGGAAGGCATGCGCAAGGTGCTCGAAAGGACGGGTGCGCAAAATGTTTCTGTTTACCCGAATTGCCGCGAACGGGCGGATGCGTCTTGCGAGGTAGGGGATATCGCTACGAGGCGGTCAGATCGAAAATCGGAGACCCTCAGCTGTGTCTACTTCTCGCAAATTAGCGCTATCAAAGGAGCTGCCGAAGTGATAGGCGCTGCCCGAATGCTTCCTGATGTGGCTTTTCATTTCTATGGGATGGTGGATGACGAATTCTCAGACACTTTCTTCTCGGCAGTGCAAGACCTTTCTAACGTCAAATATCACGGGGTGTTCGATTCGGCAAAAGGAGATGTGATCGGTGAGCTTAGCCTTTACGATCTTCATCTTTTTCCTACCTCCTGGCCTCACGAAGGCGTTCCCGGAGTTCTGGTTGAAACCAAGATGGCTGCGGTTCCCTCCATTGTGAGTGATTGTTGCTACAACAAAGAGCTTGTGTTGGACGGTGTAGATGGGGTCGTTTTGACGAAGACAACAACTGAGAATCTTGCAAAAGCTATTCGGTTTCTGCAGATCGACAGGGATTTTTTGGATCGGATGAAGGCTGCGGCATATGAATCTGCCAACAACTTCTATATCGACCACTACCTCGATCGGATCATGCAAGATCTCGAGGGGGGAGTGTGTCGATGGGCATGA
- a CDS encoding class B sortase, which produces MSNAPQNQRHANLEPRHAKTPAQQDKGRKRSIVILSVILALLLCGVAAGVGYMLWQQSELNRVAEEMRNTPVPEPVDKPAEGPAEEAPADDRVENPIDFASLKLENPDIYAWIYVPGTDVNLPVLQSATNDFLYLDHNKDGEYAVEGAIYTEMANSTDFTDPVTLIYGHNLQNGTMFSTLHYFENEEFFAEHEDLLIYTPGHVLTYRIVSAYLYDDRHILNSYDFSDPDVLQGYLDSVMNPDSLLVNVRSDTELSIDDRIVQLSTCMSDTSHTTSRYIVTGVLIDDQPTY; this is translated from the coding sequence ATGTCAAACGCACCTCAAAACCAGCGCCACGCCAATCTCGAGCCCCGGCACGCGAAAACGCCCGCCCAGCAGGACAAGGGCAGGAAGCGCTCCATCGTGATCCTCTCGGTGATCCTAGCGCTCCTCCTCTGCGGCGTCGCGGCCGGCGTCGGCTATATGCTCTGGCAGCAAAGCGAGCTCAACCGCGTGGCCGAGGAGATGCGCAACACCCCGGTGCCCGAGCCCGTCGACAAACCGGCCGAGGGCCCCGCCGAGGAAGCCCCCGCCGACGACCGGGTGGAGAACCCCATCGACTTCGCCTCGCTCAAGCTGGAGAACCCCGACATCTACGCGTGGATCTACGTTCCCGGCACCGATGTGAACCTGCCCGTGCTGCAAAGCGCCACGAACGACTTCCTCTACCTCGACCACAACAAGGACGGCGAGTACGCGGTCGAAGGCGCCATCTACACCGAGATGGCCAACAGCACCGATTTCACCGACCCGGTGACGCTGATCTACGGCCACAACCTGCAGAACGGCACGATGTTCTCCACGCTGCACTACTTCGAGAACGAGGAGTTCTTCGCCGAGCACGAGGACCTGCTCATCTACACGCCGGGGCACGTGCTCACCTACCGCATCGTCTCGGCGTACCTCTACGACGACCGCCACATCCTGAACTCCTACGACTTCTCAGATCCCGACGTGCTGCAGGGCTACCTTGATTCTGTGATGAATCCGGATTCTCTGCTGGTTAACGTGCGATCCGACACCGAATTGTCAATTGATGATAGAATAGTGCAGTTGAGCACATGCATGAGCGATACAAGCCATACGACCAGCCGTTATATCGTCACTGGAGTGTTGATCGATGACCAACCGACCTACTAA
- a CDS encoding heparinase II/III family protein has protein sequence MADVMKKAGLYLRTISRMKPGMVVSRLRGIRRIDPGELPLASFQSSSILLPETDLALDYLARFDVGALMEGEVLLLGERHRPDFGTWNVPEASHLWNFNLHYFEYCIPLAARWRDDRDGKCLSKLKGFINGWMGACSYPQGDAWHPYTISLRLVNWLVCRDLISDALVADPEFDEAMRLSMYVQYRHLLVNQETHLLANHYLENLKTLVIFSKLFGEDDVFRKVWRDFEGQLEEQILPDGVHFERSLMYHKLVFEGLLRVCKVMEGLGDPVPGILVEKTQAMLDAMASLEKGMGKTPFFNDSADGVAKECDQLIAACGAVLGLRSDGSRKDFLDAGYYKLYSEDGRIAIMMDAGMPGPPYMLGHAHCDCLSYELSIDGRPVIANCGTYAYQSDLRTYFRSTAAHNTMVVNGNEQLECWGEHRVARGYKDVKLCERESNRLVARLELSNGFVIRRVLSLSRRSLTIEDSVEEGEGMPLSSWVHLRNGKGVRIECESGVPEFNRVSFSPRFGVIKEIDAWMVSGCGSVSYRLLFEEME, from the coding sequence ATGGCTGACGTGATGAAAAAAGCTGGACTCTATCTGCGAACGATCTCCCGGATGAAGCCGGGCATGGTTGTTTCGCGTTTGCGAGGAATCCGTCGGATCGATCCAGGCGAATTGCCGCTTGCGTCGTTTCAATCCTCAAGCATACTCCTCCCCGAGACGGATCTCGCTCTTGATTATCTTGCCCGCTTCGACGTAGGTGCTTTGATGGAGGGGGAGGTTCTTCTTTTGGGCGAGCGCCATCGCCCGGATTTTGGTACCTGGAACGTTCCTGAAGCAAGTCACCTGTGGAACTTCAACCTTCATTATTTCGAGTACTGCATTCCACTTGCGGCGCGCTGGCGCGACGACCGAGACGGGAAATGTCTAAGCAAGCTTAAGGGGTTCATCAATGGCTGGATGGGAGCTTGCAGCTACCCTCAAGGGGATGCGTGGCACCCCTACACCATAAGCCTTCGGCTCGTGAACTGGCTGGTATGTCGCGATCTAATTTCCGACGCGCTTGTTGCCGATCCTGAATTTGACGAGGCTATGCGTCTTAGCATGTACGTGCAGTACCGCCATCTGCTGGTCAATCAGGAGACTCATCTTCTGGCCAACCACTACTTAGAGAACCTCAAGACGCTGGTCATCTTCTCAAAGCTTTTCGGGGAAGATGACGTGTTCCGGAAAGTATGGCGTGACTTTGAAGGGCAGTTGGAGGAGCAGATCCTGCCTGACGGAGTCCATTTCGAGCGCAGCCTTATGTACCACAAGCTTGTCTTCGAAGGGCTTTTGCGTGTATGTAAGGTGATGGAGGGTTTGGGCGATCCTGTTCCCGGGATTCTTGTCGAAAAGACGCAGGCCATGCTCGACGCGATGGCGTCCCTGGAGAAGGGGATGGGCAAGACCCCGTTCTTCAACGATTCCGCTGACGGCGTCGCCAAGGAGTGCGATCAGCTGATCGCAGCGTGCGGGGCGGTTTTGGGACTGCGGTCTGACGGGTCCAGAAAGGATTTCCTCGATGCCGGCTACTATAAGCTGTACTCCGAGGATGGACGCATCGCCATCATGATGGATGCCGGCATGCCGGGGCCGCCGTATATGCTCGGTCACGCGCATTGCGATTGTCTGTCATATGAGCTTTCGATCGATGGTAGGCCGGTGATAGCCAACTGCGGCACCTACGCCTACCAAAGCGATCTACGCACCTATTTTCGCAGCACCGCCGCGCACAACACTATGGTAGTCAACGGCAACGAGCAGCTGGAGTGCTGGGGCGAGCACAGAGTGGCGAGGGGATATAAGGATGTGAAGCTTTGCGAGAGGGAAAGCAATCGGCTCGTTGCCAGGCTTGAGCTTTCAAACGGCTTTGTAATAAGGAGGGTTTTAAGCCTTTCGAGAAGGAGCCTCACCATTGAGGATTCGGTTGAAGAAGGCGAAGGCATGCCCCTGTCTTCTTGGGTCCACTTGCGCAATGGGAAAGGAGTTCGGATCGAATGCGAAAGCGGCGTGCCTGAGTTTAACCGAGTCTCTTTTTCGCCACGCTTCGGCGTCATCAAGGAGATCGATGCTTGGATGGTATCCGGCTGTGGCTCCGTGTCCTATCGTCTCCTTTTCGAGGAGATGGAATGA
- a CDS encoding glycosyltransferase family 4 protein codes for MADELAACGHDVQVLASETSLSDADESYETPDNVHFYPAFKIGTKTVLNRLRNNWSEKAGSERVARGLGRFDIVVVTSPPLMLTMSGIRIARKAGAKLVFDVRDIWPDVAYEMGSFKPCSLYGVVFSRLAKRAYKEAALITTVTEGKTEKLSGQLPPRDAAKVHLVPNGLDVGFLEAEERSDVVERYKLDENPPCVYIGNLGLAQGLTSLLDIAEERPAKRFLLFGSGAEERLLVDEVARRSLPNVELCGRIDARGAFTLLKHAACAYVSLKSSCMTDSVPTKLYEALGCGCPVLLAAQGDSAVIVEECGLGVVAPPEDHKALLRAFDEVTDSDWTEERKATAGRSIVANHSRQAAARKFAQIVETLYGGHG; via the coding sequence ATGGCGGACGAACTCGCTGCCTGCGGGCATGACGTACAGGTCCTCGCTTCGGAGACGAGTTTATCTGATGCGGACGAAAGCTACGAGACTCCCGATAACGTGCATTTTTATCCGGCATTCAAGATAGGCACCAAGACGGTGCTCAATCGGCTGCGTAATAACTGGAGCGAGAAGGCCGGCTCTGAGCGCGTCGCAAGGGGGCTCGGTCGGTTCGACATTGTGGTCGTGACGTCACCTCCGCTTATGCTCACTATGAGCGGGATCAGGATCGCGAGGAAGGCGGGCGCTAAGCTCGTGTTCGACGTGCGGGATATCTGGCCCGATGTGGCTTATGAAATGGGGAGCTTCAAGCCGTGCAGCTTGTACGGCGTGGTGTTCTCGCGTCTTGCAAAGCGGGCCTACAAGGAAGCTGCCTTGATCACGACGGTCACCGAAGGAAAGACAGAGAAGCTTTCCGGGCAGCTCCCTCCAAGAGATGCTGCCAAGGTGCATCTCGTGCCAAACGGTCTTGACGTGGGCTTTCTAGAAGCAGAGGAGCGATCCGACGTTGTCGAGCGTTATAAGCTCGACGAGAATCCTCCTTGCGTCTACATCGGGAACCTCGGATTGGCGCAGGGTTTGACATCGCTACTCGATATCGCGGAAGAGAGGCCGGCAAAAAGGTTCCTTCTGTTCGGGAGTGGTGCCGAGGAGCGGCTTCTGGTTGACGAAGTTGCGCGTCGTTCACTCCCTAATGTGGAGCTTTGCGGGCGCATCGATGCTCGGGGTGCCTTCACCCTGCTAAAGCATGCCGCATGCGCTTACGTGTCTTTGAAGAGCTCCTGCATGACTGACAGCGTCCCGACCAAGCTCTACGAGGCGCTTGGCTGCGGTTGCCCCGTGCTTCTGGCTGCACAGGGCGACTCGGCGGTAATCGTCGAGGAGTGTGGCTTGGGGGTTGTAGCTCCACCCGAAGATCACAAAGCCTTGCTCCGAGCCTTCGACGAGGTTACCGACTCTGACTGGACCGAGGAACGGAAGGCTACTGCGGGCAGGAGCATCGTGGCAAACCATTCTCGTCAAGCCGCTGCTCGAAAGTTCGCACAGATCGTTGAGACACTATACGGCGGGCATGGCTGA
- a CDS encoding CpsD/CapB family tyrosine-protein kinase: MAKKSKKILARFVHPQLSNASKTLLANIRFASVDEKVKTLVVTSSEQNEGKTIVSTNLANAIATSGKKVLIVEADMRRRSLGKLLDIHPAHGIYAALSGTASLNETIQPTNIPNLYFMDAEPSIPSPADILSTKRFASLVDKLRDSFDYVIFDTPPVSLFVDAAVLSSLVDGTLLVVRQNQTKRSVVVKCAQQLRVADARVLGTVMTFCTDDESNYYYAYYTQDGKRVEKGDSDKTAFAEGMSAPVEWEQDVQPSPRRQAAAARSAAQPRAGAGAGAGDARGGAAGAAGAGAGAGNPYAPNAFKSITTGGAKAPRHKNKPRS, translated from the coding sequence ATGGCTAAGAAGAGCAAGAAGATCCTCGCGCGCTTCGTGCACCCGCAGCTGTCCAACGCCTCCAAGACGCTGCTCGCGAACATCCGCTTCGCCTCGGTGGACGAGAAGGTGAAGACCCTCGTGGTCACCTCGTCGGAGCAGAACGAGGGCAAGACCATCGTGTCGACGAACCTGGCCAACGCCATCGCCACCTCGGGCAAGAAGGTGCTCATCGTGGAGGCCGACATGCGCCGCCGCTCGCTCGGCAAGCTGCTGGACATCCACCCGGCTCACGGAATTTACGCCGCCCTCTCGGGCACCGCGTCGCTCAACGAGACCATCCAGCCGACGAACATCCCGAACCTCTACTTCATGGACGCCGAGCCGAGCATCCCGAGCCCCGCCGACATCCTCAGCACGAAGCGGTTCGCCTCGCTCGTGGACAAGCTGCGCGACTCGTTCGACTATGTGATCTTCGACACGCCGCCGGTGTCGCTGTTCGTCGATGCCGCCGTGCTGAGCAGCCTCGTCGACGGCACGCTTTTGGTAGTGCGCCAGAACCAGACGAAGCGCTCGGTGGTGGTGAAGTGCGCGCAGCAGCTGCGCGTGGCCGACGCCCGCGTCCTGGGCACGGTGATGACGTTCTGCACCGACGACGAGAGCAACTACTACTACGCCTACTACACGCAGGACGGCAAGCGCGTGGAAAAGGGCGATTCGGACAAGACCGCTTTCGCGGAGGGCATGAGCGCCCCGGTGGAGTGGGAGCAGGACGTGCAGCCCTCGCCGCGTCGCCAGGCGGCGGCCGCGCGTTCGGCCGCGCAGCCGCGCGCGGGCGCGGGCGCGGGCGCGGGCGATGCGAGGGGCGGTGCTGCCGGTGCTGCTGGCGCCGGCGCTGGTGCGGGCAACCCCTACGCGCCCAACGCGTTCAAGTCCATCACGACGGGCGGCGCGAAGGCCCCCCGCCACAAGAACAAGCCGCGTTCGTAG
- the efp gene encoding elongation factor P produces MAISTADFKNGMCIEYNGKLCTIVEFQHVKPGKGGAFVRTKLRDIRSGRVVDYTFNAGTKFDAVRLETRKLQYLYNDGADFNFMDNDTFEQMAIPVDTVGDAAKWLKENDEASLLYAGDELISIEPQMFVELEVTETDPGFKGDTVQGTTKPATLETGAVVQVPMFVEPGDILQIDTRDGRFIKRV; encoded by the coding sequence ATGGCAATTTCCACCGCCGACTTCAAGAACGGCATGTGCATCGAGTACAACGGCAAGCTCTGCACGATCGTCGAGTTCCAGCACGTCAAGCCCGGCAAGGGCGGCGCGTTCGTCCGCACGAAGCTGCGCGACATCCGCTCCGGCCGCGTCGTGGACTACACGTTCAACGCCGGCACGAAGTTCGACGCCGTGCGCCTCGAGACGCGCAAGCTGCAGTACCTGTACAACGACGGCGCCGACTTCAACTTCATGGACAACGACACGTTCGAGCAGATGGCCATCCCGGTCGACACCGTGGGCGACGCCGCCAAGTGGCTCAAGGAGAACGACGAGGCCAGCCTGCTGTACGCCGGCGACGAGCTGATCAGCATCGAACCCCAGATGTTCGTGGAGCTCGAGGTGACCGAGACCGACCCCGGCTTCAAGGGCGACACCGTCCAGGGCACCACGAAGCCCGCTACGCTTGAGACGGGCGCGGTGGTGCAGGTTCCCATGTTCGTCGAGCCCGGCGACATCCTGCAGATCGATACCCGCGACGGCCGCTTCATCAAGCGCGTCTAG
- the loaP gene encoding antiterminator LoaP: MWYVVQVMGGRERRVLHLVERLVDGDVLEECFIPQYEIMKKVGGEWKLRTEILLPGYLFLITNKVDRVAEELRRVPAFTKLLGNDNAFIPLNADEIAFIDSFTTQDHRVVEMSEGVIEGDEICITKGPLVHQSGLVKRIDRHKRLAYVETTMFGRTLNLKVGLEIVRKHRGIST; the protein is encoded by the coding sequence ATGTGGTACGTCGTGCAAGTGATGGGCGGCCGTGAGCGCCGCGTCCTGCATTTGGTGGAGCGCCTCGTGGACGGAGACGTCCTCGAGGAGTGCTTCATCCCCCAGTACGAGATCATGAAGAAGGTCGGGGGCGAGTGGAAGCTGCGCACCGAGATCCTGCTGCCCGGATACCTCTTCCTTATCACTAATAAGGTGGATCGGGTTGCCGAGGAGCTGAGGCGGGTTCCCGCGTTCACGAAGCTCCTGGGAAACGACAACGCGTTCATCCCTCTTAACGCGGACGAGATCGCGTTCATCGATTCCTTCACGACGCAGGACCACCGGGTGGTCGAGATGTCGGAAGGGGTGATCGAGGGCGATGAGATATGCATCACGAAGGGCCCGCTCGTGCATCAGAGCGGCCTGGTGAAGAGGATTGACCGCCACAAGCGCCTGGCGTACGTGGAGACGACGATGTTCGGCCGGACGCTGAACCTCAAAGTCGGACTAGAGATTGTCAGAAAACATAGGGGCATATCAACTTGA
- a CDS encoding CpsB/CapC family capsule biosynthesis tyrosine phosphatase, with the protein MFDLHCHILFDVDDGSKDLAESQAMLNAARASGIDTIVCTPHCRGSHFDYQRIVDHFEVLSAYARSQGFEMTLGFEVFWENLVSIGLENAPKLCFEGTDLLLLEFGVGSLPPNWQRIIYNLRGQGIQPIIAHPERYRPVQNDLDLAVEMKDLGCLLQLSGNFASGGFRSGSKKTALKLLENDLVDYIASDAHCVADYEDYRKALKIAQRY; encoded by the coding sequence ATGTTCGACCTCCATTGCCATATCCTGTTCGACGTCGACGACGGGTCGAAGGACCTCGCCGAATCGCAGGCCATGCTCAACGCCGCGCGCGCCTCGGGTATCGACACCATCGTGTGCACGCCGCATTGCCGCGGCTCGCATTTCGACTACCAGCGCATCGTCGACCACTTCGAGGTGCTGAGCGCCTACGCCCGTTCCCAGGGGTTCGAGATGACGCTGGGCTTCGAGGTGTTCTGGGAGAACCTGGTGAGCATCGGGTTGGAGAACGCGCCGAAGCTGTGCTTCGAGGGCACGGACCTGCTGCTGCTCGAGTTCGGCGTGGGCAGCCTGCCGCCCAACTGGCAGCGCATCATCTACAACCTGCGTGGGCAGGGCATCCAGCCCATCATCGCCCACCCCGAGCGCTACCGCCCGGTGCAGAACGACCTCGACCTCGCCGTGGAGATGAAGGATCTCGGATGCCTCTTGCAGCTGTCGGGGAACTTCGCTTCCGGGGGCTTCCGCAGCGGCAGCAAGAAGACGGCCCTCAAGCTGCTCGAGAACGACCTGGTGGACTACATCGCCTCCGACGCCCACTGCGTCGCCGACTACGAGGACTACCGCAAAGCCCTCAAGATCGCCCAGCGGTACTGA
- a CDS encoding LCP family protein, which translates to MPSANRNEASDFFASQAASQNQEVLIRKRKRSHKKRNKRIRTALIVVAAIALVGGGIAWGVMSSIKAGENAVHEVAQAADIQTAEEAVTYDEGKTVKYNGHTYALNENMVSLCIIGYDRTAPADAGEKAGQADAVMVMAFDTETGSVTAIGLPRDSMVEVGEFVGDAFIGLDQMQLCLAYSYGDGRETSCDYTTTVASRVLYNMPISYYFALDLSGVGPLNDSIGGVALTPLQTIPNTNIVEGQDTVLFGDNALRYVQWRDTSVLTSSLDRQERQVQYIKAFAAQALGMAQGNVGTLLDLFNTASEYSITNLGVNEFSYLATSVLSSGITSLDVVTLSGEMQQGEKYAEFYLDKDAVYQTVLDVYYRQVD; encoded by the coding sequence ATGCCCTCTGCGAACCGCAACGAGGCATCGGACTTCTTCGCCTCGCAGGCGGCCTCCCAGAACCAGGAGGTCCTCATCCGCAAGCGCAAGCGCAGCCATAAGAAGCGCAACAAGCGCATCCGCACGGCGCTCATCGTGGTTGCCGCCATCGCGCTGGTGGGCGGCGGCATCGCCTGGGGCGTCATGAGCAGCATCAAGGCGGGCGAGAACGCCGTCCACGAGGTGGCGCAGGCCGCGGACATCCAGACCGCCGAGGAGGCCGTCACCTACGACGAGGGCAAGACGGTCAAGTACAACGGCCACACCTACGCCCTCAACGAGAACATGGTGTCCCTCTGCATCATCGGCTACGACCGCACCGCGCCGGCCGACGCCGGAGAGAAGGCCGGCCAGGCCGACGCCGTCATGGTGATGGCGTTCGACACGGAGACGGGCTCGGTGACCGCCATCGGGCTGCCGCGCGACTCCATGGTGGAGGTGGGCGAGTTCGTGGGCGACGCCTTCATCGGCCTCGACCAGATGCAGCTGTGCCTGGCCTACAGCTACGGCGACGGCCGCGAGACCAGCTGCGACTACACCACCACCGTGGCTTCCCGCGTGCTGTACAACATGCCCATCTCCTACTACTTCGCACTCGACCTGAGCGGCGTGGGCCCGCTGAACGACTCCATCGGCGGCGTGGCGCTCACTCCTTTGCAGACCATCCCCAACACGAACATCGTGGAGGGCCAGGACACGGTGCTGTTCGGCGACAACGCGCTGCGCTACGTGCAGTGGCGCGACACCTCGGTGCTCACCTCCTCGCTCGACCGCCAGGAGCGCCAGGTGCAGTACATCAAGGCCTTCGCCGCCCAGGCGCTCGGGATGGCGCAGGGCAACGTGGGCACTCTGCTCGACCTGTTCAACACGGCAAGCGAGTATTCCATCACCAACCTCGGCGTGAACGAGTTCAGCTACCTGGCCACCTCGGTGCTCTCGAGCGGCATCACGAGCCTCGACGTGGTCACGCTCTCGGGCGAGATGCAGCAGGGCGAGAAGTACGCCGAGTTCTACCTCGACAAGGACGCCGTGTACCAGACGGTGTTGGACGTGTACTACCGCCAGGTCGACTAG
- a CDS encoding Wzz/FepE/Etk N-terminal domain-containing protein: MTLLELLHLLRKKWFLVVLFPLVFAGATAAYCWGFMSNDYTSSVSLYVLNKTSDQGTGVTSSDTTASQQLANDIAVFTQTNRVLDATAQALGMSSLEGYDIEVTSATTNRVITLSVTGKKPEAVAQIADELAKQTATVAVDTMELQAINVVDAAQVPTAPSGPNRIMYTAVAFLAGLFFAVALIVLLDLIDVTVKSPEEAEELLGLPVLGRMPALKGKGN; this comes from the coding sequence GTGACCCTGTTAGAATTGCTCCACCTGCTTCGGAAGAAGTGGTTCCTCGTCGTGCTGTTCCCGCTCGTGTTCGCCGGCGCGACCGCCGCGTACTGCTGGGGCTTCATGTCGAACGACTACACTTCCAGCGTGTCGCTGTACGTGCTCAACAAGACCTCCGACCAGGGGACGGGCGTCACGAGCAGCGACACCACCGCCAGCCAGCAGCTCGCCAACGACATCGCCGTGTTCACGCAGACCAACCGCGTGCTCGACGCCACCGCGCAGGCGCTCGGCATGAGCTCGCTCGAAGGCTACGACATCGAGGTGACCTCGGCCACCACCAACCGCGTCATCACGCTGAGCGTGACGGGCAAGAAGCCCGAGGCCGTGGCGCAGATCGCCGACGAGCTTGCCAAGCAGACGGCCACGGTGGCCGTGGACACCATGGAGCTGCAGGCCATCAACGTCGTCGACGCCGCCCAGGTGCCCACCGCGCCGTCGGGCCCGAACCGCATCATGTACACCGCCGTCGCCTTTTTGGCGGGCCTGTTCTTCGCCGTGGCGCTCATCGTGCTGCTCGATCTGATCGACGTGACGGTGAAGAGCCCGGAAGAGGCCGAGGAGCTGCTGGGGCTGCCCGTTCTGGGCCGCATGCCCGCGCTGAAGGGTAAGGGGAACTAA